A single genomic interval of Streptomyces showdoensis harbors:
- a CDS encoding alpha/beta fold hydrolase: MTSDQTPSVTEATLTDIATHGIWGPGHSISPAVVDVSRALLASLQGEEGVELPPELSELVAEVRRIGTTGLPRITASDGIRLSAFSIKLKGDAPRPVVIVPAGWNPYGWLPFLHAYLKLAQRGYHVLAYSPRGIGIKGWPSTSEGFVDVAGPNDWADGSSVIDYAQESFEPSRVGFLGESYGSGISQLVAAHDPAARVDAVVALSTWGNLATSLYDNGTRHLEAVQALIAFTGGPLEEKFDDGAQQLLKDFLSGRNLDEVVAWGTERSPETYVDQTNARGIPTFFSNTWHETLFPVNPVLDLFERLTVPKRLNLWIGDHGAPEGPGLAGLVLGVPFPGLAEPTREAYEWLDHHLLGVANDVPDWQPVKSQSMFTYETAAVPGGTRRITVPARRETYASWDEATTGRETWYLTGAGATADGSLTDKPAAGWSREFQAGALTSSLAGELLKAGQREWFGNPDPYKLAEFERDHLLVWSTDPLTGPGEVARRIRGAAGVRLTVRSSVDAATVIAYLYDVAPDGTARIITHEPYTATGLTPNTDTTLAWRLQAASYDLPAGHRLALVVNGRDPLYSYAGSDLPALTTTTVGSATGSEARLELPLG, from the coding sequence ATGACCAGTGACCAGACTCCGTCGGTCACCGAAGCGACGCTCACCGACATCGCCACCCACGGCATCTGGGGCCCGGGCCACAGCATCAGCCCGGCCGTCGTCGACGTGTCCCGGGCGCTGCTCGCCTCCCTTCAGGGCGAGGAGGGCGTCGAACTCCCGCCGGAGCTCTCGGAGCTGGTGGCGGAGGTGCGGCGGATCGGAACGACCGGCCTCCCGCGCATCACCGCGTCCGACGGCATCCGCCTGTCCGCCTTCAGCATCAAGCTGAAGGGCGACGCCCCGCGCCCCGTGGTGATCGTGCCCGCCGGCTGGAACCCGTACGGCTGGCTGCCCTTCCTCCACGCGTACCTCAAGCTGGCGCAGCGCGGCTACCACGTGCTCGCCTACTCGCCGCGCGGCATCGGCATCAAGGGCTGGCCGTCGACCTCCGAGGGCTTCGTCGACGTGGCCGGGCCCAACGACTGGGCCGACGGCTCGTCCGTGATCGACTACGCGCAGGAGTCCTTCGAGCCCAGCCGGGTCGGCTTCCTCGGCGAGTCCTACGGCTCCGGGATCAGCCAGCTGGTCGCCGCGCACGACCCGGCCGCCCGGGTCGACGCCGTGGTCGCGCTGAGCACCTGGGGCAACCTCGCCACCAGCCTGTACGACAACGGCACCCGGCACCTGGAGGCCGTCCAGGCGCTGATCGCCTTCACCGGCGGCCCGCTGGAGGAGAAGTTCGACGACGGGGCCCAGCAGCTCCTCAAGGACTTCCTGAGCGGCCGGAACCTCGACGAGGTCGTCGCGTGGGGCACCGAGCGCTCCCCGGAGACCTACGTCGACCAGACGAACGCGCGGGGCATCCCGACGTTCTTCTCGAACACCTGGCACGAGACGCTGTTCCCGGTCAACCCGGTGCTCGACCTCTTCGAGCGGCTCACCGTCCCGAAGCGGCTGAACCTGTGGATCGGCGACCACGGCGCCCCCGAGGGCCCCGGCCTGGCCGGGCTGGTGCTCGGGGTGCCGTTCCCCGGACTGGCGGAGCCGACGCGGGAGGCCTACGAGTGGCTGGACCACCACCTGCTCGGCGTCGCCAACGACGTGCCGGACTGGCAGCCGGTGAAGAGCCAGAGCATGTTCACCTACGAGACGGCAGCCGTCCCGGGCGGCACCAGGCGGATCACCGTCCCGGCGCGCCGCGAGACGTACGCGTCCTGGGACGAGGCCACCACGGGCCGCGAGACCTGGTACCTCACCGGCGCCGGTGCCACCGCCGACGGCTCGCTGACCGACAAGCCGGCCGCCGGATGGTCGCGGGAGTTCCAGGCCGGCGCCCTGACCTCCTCCCTGGCCGGCGAATTGCTCAAGGCCGGGCAGCGGGAGTGGTTCGGCAACCCCGATCCGTACAAGCTCGCGGAGTTCGAGCGCGACCACCTGCTCGTCTGGTCGACCGACCCGCTGACCGGCCCCGGTGAGGTGGCCCGCCGGATCCGGGGCGCCGCCGGCGTGCGGCTCACCGTGCGCAGCAGCGTCGACGCCGCCACCGTGATCGCCTACCTGTACGACGTCGCCCCGGACGGCACGGCCCGCATCATCACCCACGAGCCGTACACGGCCACCGGCCTCACCCCGAACACCGACACCACCCTCGCCTGGCGCCTCCAGGCCGCCTCCTACGACCTGCCGGCCGGGCACCGCCTCGCCCTGGTCGTCAACGGCCGAGACCCGCTCTACTCCTACGCGGGCTCGGACCTCCCCGCCCTCACCACCACCACGGTCGGCTCCGCGACCGGCAGCGAGGCCCGACTGGAACTCCCGCTGGGCTGA
- a CDS encoding Nif3-like dinuclear metal center hexameric protein produces MPRLSEVIAELDALWPPERAEQWDAVGTVCGDPDAEVSRVLFAVDPVREVAAEAIALGADLVVTHHPLYLRGTTTVAASHFKGRVVHTLIKHDIALHVAHTNADTADPGVSDALAGALDLRVTGPLVPENNLGRICELDHPETLAEFAARAAKRLPATAQGIRVAGDPDMVLRRVAVSGGSGDSLFDAVRAAGVDAFLTADLRHHPVSEATQHSPLGLVDAAHWATEWPWCEQAAAQLDTISDRHGWDLRVHVSKTVTDPWSAHVGPADAFPGSAPSAPSEPTSPGAPN; encoded by the coding sequence GTGCCCCGTCTGTCTGAAGTCATCGCCGAGCTCGACGCCCTCTGGCCGCCCGAGCGGGCCGAGCAGTGGGACGCCGTCGGCACCGTCTGCGGCGACCCCGACGCCGAGGTCTCCCGCGTGCTCTTCGCCGTCGACCCCGTACGGGAGGTCGCCGCCGAGGCCATCGCCCTCGGCGCCGACCTCGTCGTCACCCACCACCCGCTCTATCTGCGCGGTACGACGACCGTCGCGGCCTCCCACTTCAAGGGCCGGGTCGTGCACACCCTGATCAAGCACGACATCGCCCTCCACGTGGCCCACACCAACGCCGACACCGCCGACCCCGGCGTCTCCGACGCCCTCGCCGGCGCGCTCGACCTCCGGGTCACCGGACCGCTCGTCCCCGAGAACAACCTCGGCCGGATCTGCGAGCTGGACCACCCCGAGACCCTCGCCGAGTTCGCCGCCCGCGCCGCCAAGCGGCTGCCCGCCACCGCGCAGGGCATCCGCGTCGCCGGCGACCCCGACATGGTGCTGCGCCGGGTCGCCGTCAGCGGCGGCTCCGGCGACAGCCTCTTCGACGCCGTGCGAGCCGCGGGCGTGGACGCCTTCCTCACCGCGGACCTGCGCCACCACCCCGTCTCCGAGGCCACCCAGCACTCCCCGCTGGGGCTCGTCGACGCCGCCCACTGGGCCACCGAATGGCCCTGGTGCGAGCAGGCCGCCGCCCAGCTCGACACGATCTCCGACCGCCACGGCTGGGACCTGCGCGTGCACGTCTCCAAGACGGTCACGGACCCCTGGTCGGCCCACGTCGGCCCGGCCGACGCCTTCCCCGGGAGCGCTCCGAGCGCCCCTTCCGAACCCACCTCTCCTGGAGCCCCCAACTGA
- a CDS encoding ATP-binding cassette domain-containing protein — MTKEPTKEPTDEPIDEPIDEPIDEAVNEPAVVFEAAAKSYGPVRAVDGIDLTIHRGETVALLGRNGAGKSTTINLLLGLDAPDSGRVRLFGGTPASAVEAGRVGAMLQDSRPVARVTVRELVSFVARTYPSPMPVAEALELAGLTEFADRRADRLSGGQAQRVRFAVALAGNPELIVLDEPTAALDVEARQVFWDAMRAYAGRGNTVLFSTHYLEEADTSADRIVVVDSGRVLADGTAEQLKRRVGGTLVSFDLAGGPTDGLSLLPGVTSVEVRGDRAHLRSDDSDETVLALAALHAVRGLEVAPVSLNDAFLALTSGNAPFATAPPGVTPLDVHQTMETAR, encoded by the coding sequence ATGACGAAAGAGCCGACGAAAGAGCCGACGGACGAGCCGATCGACGAGCCGATCGACGAGCCGATCGACGAGGCGGTGAACGAGCCCGCGGTCGTCTTCGAGGCGGCCGCCAAGAGCTACGGCCCGGTCCGCGCCGTGGACGGGATCGACCTCACCATCCACCGCGGCGAGACGGTCGCCCTGCTCGGCCGCAACGGCGCCGGGAAGTCCACCACCATCAACCTCCTCCTCGGCCTCGACGCCCCCGACAGCGGCCGGGTCCGCCTCTTCGGCGGCACGCCGGCGAGCGCGGTCGAGGCGGGCCGGGTCGGCGCCATGCTGCAGGACTCCCGCCCGGTCGCCCGGGTCACCGTCCGCGAGCTGGTCTCCTTCGTCGCCCGCACCTACCCCTCGCCCATGCCGGTCGCGGAGGCCTTGGAGCTGGCGGGCCTGACCGAGTTCGCGGACCGCCGGGCCGACCGGCTCTCCGGCGGCCAGGCGCAGCGGGTCCGCTTCGCCGTGGCCCTGGCCGGCAACCCCGAGCTGATCGTCCTGGACGAGCCGACCGCCGCCCTGGACGTCGAGGCCCGGCAGGTCTTCTGGGACGCGATGCGCGCCTACGCGGGGCGGGGCAACACGGTGCTGTTCTCCACCCACTACCTGGAGGAGGCCGACACCAGCGCCGACCGGATCGTGGTCGTCGACTCGGGCCGGGTGCTCGCCGACGGCACGGCCGAGCAGCTGAAGCGGCGGGTCGGCGGGACGCTGGTCTCCTTCGACCTGGCCGGCGGCCCGACGGACGGGCTGAGCCTGCTGCCCGGCGTGACCTCGGTCGAGGTCCGCGGCGACCGCGCGCACCTGCGCAGCGACGACTCCGACGAGACCGTCCTCGCGCTGGCGGCGCTGCACGCGGTCCGGGGCCTGGAGGTCGCACCGGTCTCCCTGAACGACGCGTTCCTGGCCCTGACCTCAGGAAACGCCCCCTTCGCAACCGCTCCCCCCGGAGTCACCCCCCTCGACGTCCACCAGACGATGGAGACGGCCCGATGA
- a CDS encoding MaoC/PaaZ C-terminal domain-containing protein, with translation MPIDAAKAVAAEPRSAEIGWDHKDVQLYHLGLGAGVPATDPDELRYTLESRLHVLPSFATVAGAGMGVVGGLSAPGIDIDLAAVLHGGQSITLHRPLPVSGRAVSTSRVAAVYDKGKAAVLVLRSEAADADGPLWTSDAQIFVRGEGGWGGDRGPSERLELPDRAPDATVERPIREEQALLYRLSGDWNPLHADPEFAKLAGFDRPILHGLCSYGMTLKAAVDTLLDGDVTRVRAYRTRFAGIVFPGETLRIRMWRQEGGRIQITVTAAERDDAPVLADTVVDHS, from the coding sequence ATGCCCATTGACGCCGCCAAGGCCGTCGCCGCCGAGCCCCGCAGCGCGGAGATCGGCTGGGACCACAAGGACGTCCAGCTCTACCACCTCGGCCTGGGCGCGGGCGTCCCCGCGACCGACCCCGACGAGCTGCGCTACACCCTGGAATCCCGGCTGCACGTGCTGCCCAGCTTCGCGACCGTCGCCGGCGCCGGCATGGGGGTCGTCGGAGGGCTCTCCGCCCCCGGCATCGACATCGACCTGGCCGCCGTCCTGCACGGCGGGCAGTCGATCACCCTGCACCGCCCGCTGCCCGTCTCCGGCCGGGCCGTCTCCACCTCCCGCGTCGCCGCCGTCTACGACAAGGGCAAGGCCGCCGTCCTGGTGCTCCGCTCCGAGGCCGCCGACGCGGACGGCCCGCTGTGGACCAGCGACGCCCAGATCTTCGTCCGCGGAGAGGGCGGCTGGGGCGGCGACCGCGGGCCCTCCGAGCGCCTCGAACTCCCCGACCGCGCGCCCGACGCCACCGTCGAGCGGCCCATCCGCGAGGAGCAGGCGCTGCTCTACCGCCTCTCCGGCGACTGGAACCCGCTCCACGCCGACCCCGAGTTCGCCAAGCTGGCGGGCTTCGACCGGCCGATCCTGCACGGCCTCTGCTCGTACGGAATGACCCTCAAGGCGGCGGTGGACACCCTCCTCGACGGCGACGTCACCCGCGTCCGCGCCTACCGCACCCGCTTCGCCGGGATCGTCTTCCCGGGCGAGACCCTGCGGATCCGGATGTGGCGCCAGGAGGGCGGCCGGATCCAGATCACGGTCACCGCCGCCGAGCGGGACGACGCGCCCGTACTCGCCGACACCGTCGTGGACCACTCCTGA
- a CDS encoding 3-oxoacyl-ACP reductase, which translates to MSLPLEGLSAIVTGAGRGLGRAEALELARLGAAVVVNDFGQPGRDGSGEASAAPAEEVAAEIRAAGGRAVAHLGDIADFETARGLVDLAVNEFGKLDVLVNNAGILRDRMVFSMSEAEWDSVIRVHLKGHFNTTHHAAVHWRGRAKAGESGVYGRIVNTSSEAFLAGSAGQPNYAAAKGGIVGLTTSTALALAKYGVTANAICPRARTRMTEDVFAGFAEPTAEDQLDPLSPEHVAPLVGYLASPAAAGVNGQLLVVHGGMVAIVDRPKVAAKFDTAKDAFTYEELDGLLTPHYAARPAGETFAAAEVLGLKKG; encoded by the coding sequence ATGTCACTCCCTCTTGAGGGACTGAGCGCGATCGTCACCGGCGCCGGCCGCGGGCTCGGCCGGGCCGAGGCGCTCGAACTGGCCCGGCTCGGCGCGGCCGTCGTCGTCAACGACTTCGGCCAGCCCGGACGGGACGGCTCCGGCGAGGCGTCGGCGGCCCCCGCGGAGGAGGTCGCCGCCGAGATCCGCGCGGCGGGCGGCCGGGCCGTCGCCCACCTCGGCGACATCGCCGACTTCGAGACCGCCCGCGGCCTGGTCGACCTGGCCGTGAACGAGTTCGGGAAGCTGGACGTCCTGGTCAACAACGCGGGCATCCTGCGCGACCGGATGGTCTTCTCGATGAGCGAGGCGGAGTGGGACTCGGTGATCCGGGTCCACCTCAAGGGCCACTTCAACACCACGCACCACGCTGCCGTGCACTGGCGCGGCCGGGCGAAGGCGGGTGAGAGCGGCGTCTACGGGCGGATCGTCAACACCTCGTCCGAGGCCTTCCTCGCCGGTTCGGCGGGACAGCCCAACTACGCGGCGGCCAAGGGCGGGATCGTCGGCCTGACCACGTCCACCGCGCTCGCCCTCGCCAAGTACGGCGTCACGGCGAACGCGATCTGCCCGCGGGCGCGCACCCGCATGACCGAGGACGTCTTCGCCGGCTTCGCCGAGCCGACCGCCGAGGACCAGCTCGACCCGCTGTCGCCGGAGCACGTGGCGCCGCTCGTCGGCTACCTCGCCTCCCCGGCCGCGGCCGGGGTCAACGGCCAGCTGCTCGTCGTCCACGGCGGGATGGTGGCCATCGTGGACCGCCCGAAGGTGGCCGCGAAGTTCGACACGGCGAAGGACGCCTTCACCTACGAGGAGCTCGACGGGCTGCTCACCCCGCACTACGCGGCGCGTCCGGCGGGGGAGACCTTCGCGGCGGCGGAGGTGCTGGGCCTCAAGAAGGGCTGA
- a CDS encoding sensor histidine kinase: MRKRRGDRSPEEMGPPNGFALLPWLLMGMGALSNLIRGETPNPWIGALGLLAFNSLYVTIVFRAFDRTRREAPATWWLLAAITAVTLALAIAYGGPYLLFFPLLGLAVGSVVRGRMLGRVVLPLCVVAGTVSGLRDGWAAINVAYGTFISAMVTAAVLTLSETVKELRATREQLARTAVEKERLRFSRDLHDLLGHTLSVIVVKSEAARRLAPRDLDAALSQITDIESVGRQALTEIREAVTGYREVPLAAELDRARDALSSAGIEPVVRRSGPPLEPQTEALLGWVVRECATNAVRHSRATRCEIELGGTPERVRLTVTDNGRGAGEGTPGSGLKGLRERVEAAGGTLESGPGPRGGYRVTAELPVEATTTELAGGAAGALGL, from the coding sequence ATGCGCAAGCGACGCGGGGACCGTTCCCCGGAGGAGATGGGCCCGCCGAACGGCTTCGCCCTGCTGCCCTGGCTGCTGATGGGCATGGGAGCGCTGTCCAACCTGATCCGGGGCGAGACCCCCAACCCGTGGATCGGCGCCCTCGGCCTGCTGGCCTTCAACTCCCTCTACGTCACGATCGTCTTCCGCGCCTTCGACCGCACCAGGCGGGAGGCCCCGGCGACCTGGTGGCTGCTGGCCGCGATCACCGCGGTCACCCTGGCCCTGGCCATCGCCTACGGCGGCCCGTACCTGCTCTTCTTCCCCCTCCTGGGCCTCGCCGTGGGCTCGGTCGTGCGCGGCCGGATGCTGGGCCGGGTCGTGCTCCCGCTGTGCGTGGTCGCGGGCACGGTGTCCGGGCTGCGGGACGGGTGGGCCGCGATCAACGTGGCGTACGGGACGTTCATCTCGGCCATGGTGACGGCGGCGGTGCTCACGCTCTCGGAGACGGTGAAGGAGCTGCGGGCCACCCGCGAGCAGCTGGCCCGCACGGCCGTGGAGAAGGAGCGGCTGCGCTTCTCCCGGGACCTGCACGACCTGCTCGGCCACACCCTGTCGGTGATCGTGGTGAAGTCGGAGGCGGCCCGCCGCCTGGCGCCGCGCGACCTGGACGCGGCGCTCTCCCAGATCACGGACATCGAGTCGGTCGGCCGCCAGGCCCTGACCGAGATCCGCGAGGCGGTCACCGGCTACCGCGAGGTCCCGCTCGCCGCGGAGCTGGACCGGGCGCGGGACGCCCTCTCCTCCGCCGGCATCGAACCGGTGGTCCGCCGCTCGGGCCCGCCGCTGGAGCCGCAGACGGAGGCCCTGCTGGGCTGGGTGGTCCGGGAGTGCGCGACCAACGCGGTGCGCCACAGCCGCGCGACCCGCTGCGAGATCGAGCTCGGGGGCACCCCGGAGCGCGTCCGCCTGACCGTCACGGACAACGGCCGCGGCGCGGGCGAGGGCACCCCCGGCAGCGGCCTGAAGGGCCTGCGCGAGCGCGTGGAGGCGGCGGGCGGCACCCTGGAGTCCGGCCCGGGCCCGCGCGGCGGGTACCGGGTGACGGCGGAACTGCCGGTGGAGGCGACCACCACCGAGCTGGCGGGGGGCGCCGCCGGGGCTCTGGGCCTGTAG
- a CDS encoding response regulator transcription factor, which yields MPQDHRPLSRTRVLLAEDQGMMRGALALLLGMEPDIEVVAQVGRGDEIVDAALLSRPEVALLDIELPGRSGLDAAGDLRDQVPDCRVLILTTFGRPGYLRRAMEAGAAGFLVKDGPVEDLAEAIRKVLRGETVIDPALAAAALSAGPNPLTARERDALGASVDGATISDIAEALHLSESTVRNYLSSAIGKTGTRNRMEAVRAARQQGWL from the coding sequence ATGCCGCAGGACCATCGGCCGCTGTCCCGTACGAGAGTCCTCCTCGCCGAGGACCAGGGCATGATGCGCGGCGCGCTCGCGCTGCTGCTGGGCATGGAGCCCGACATCGAGGTCGTCGCGCAGGTCGGGCGCGGGGACGAGATCGTGGACGCGGCGCTGCTGTCGCGGCCCGAGGTGGCGCTGCTGGACATCGAGCTGCCGGGGCGGTCCGGGCTCGACGCGGCCGGGGACCTGCGGGACCAGGTGCCGGACTGCCGGGTGCTGATCCTGACGACGTTCGGGCGGCCCGGGTACCTGCGGCGGGCGATGGAGGCGGGGGCGGCCGGCTTCCTGGTCAAGGACGGGCCCGTCGAGGACCTGGCGGAGGCGATCCGCAAGGTGCTGCGCGGCGAGACCGTCATCGACCCGGCCCTCGCCGCCGCCGCGCTCAGCGCGGGCCCGAACCCGCTGACCGCCCGCGAACGGGACGCCCTCGGCGCCTCGGTGGACGGCGCCACGATCTCCGACATCGCGGAGGCCCTGCACCTCTCCGAGTCGACGGTGCGGAACTACCTGTCGTCCGCGATCGGGAAGACGGGCACCCGGAACCGGATGGAGGCGGTACGGGCGGCGCGTCAGCAGGGGTGGCTGTGA
- a CDS encoding Zn-dependent alcohol dehydrogenase — protein sequence MRAAVLHEIGQDKLEVLDDVEAVGFGPGRVKIRVRATGLCHSDVSAMSGVLPQPAPFIPGHEGAGEIIDIGDGVTGLSEGQRVLLCWLPACGSCPACKRGQTQLCLAGFMNAGIPNFKRPGGDVFGFAGTGTFAEEVVVDAGCAVPIPDDVPFDIAALIGCGVTTGLGAAINTAKVEAGSSVAVIGCGGVGISAIQGAKLQGAAEIVAVDPVESRREAALRFGATEAVAPDALADAKQRITGGEGFDYVFEVVGKSATARTAYETTRRGGTLCVVGAGALDDHLQLNMFELFFDEKRILPSMYGGGDVLRSYERAIALWRAGRIDLESLITHRVPLAGINEALEQMRTGVALRTCIEI from the coding sequence ATGCGCGCAGCCGTACTGCACGAGATAGGCCAGGACAAGCTCGAAGTGCTCGACGACGTCGAGGCCGTGGGCTTCGGCCCCGGCCGGGTGAAGATCCGGGTCCGGGCCACCGGCCTGTGCCACTCCGACGTCTCCGCCATGAGCGGCGTGCTCCCGCAGCCCGCGCCCTTCATCCCCGGGCACGAGGGCGCGGGCGAGATCATCGACATCGGCGACGGGGTCACCGGGCTGAGCGAGGGGCAGCGCGTGCTGCTCTGCTGGCTGCCCGCCTGCGGCAGCTGTCCGGCCTGCAAGCGCGGCCAGACCCAGCTCTGCCTGGCCGGCTTCATGAACGCCGGGATCCCCAACTTCAAGCGCCCCGGCGGCGACGTCTTCGGCTTCGCCGGCACCGGAACCTTCGCCGAGGAGGTCGTCGTCGACGCGGGCTGCGCCGTCCCGATCCCGGACGACGTGCCCTTCGACATCGCCGCGCTCATCGGCTGCGGCGTCACCACCGGGCTCGGCGCCGCCATCAACACGGCGAAGGTGGAGGCCGGTTCGTCGGTCGCCGTGATCGGCTGCGGCGGCGTCGGCATCTCCGCGATCCAGGGCGCCAAGCTCCAGGGCGCGGCCGAGATCGTCGCCGTCGACCCCGTCGAGTCCCGGCGCGAGGCCGCCCTCCGCTTCGGCGCCACCGAGGCCGTCGCCCCCGACGCCCTCGCCGACGCCAAGCAGCGGATCACCGGCGGCGAGGGCTTCGACTACGTCTTCGAGGTCGTCGGCAAGTCCGCCACGGCCCGCACCGCCTACGAGACCACCCGCCGCGGCGGCACCCTCTGCGTCGTCGGCGCGGGCGCCCTCGACGACCACCTCCAGCTCAACATGTTCGAGCTGTTCTTCGACGAGAAGCGGATCCTGCCGTCGATGTACGGGGGCGGGGACGTGCTCCGCTCGTACGAACGGGCCATCGCGCTCTGGCGGGCCGGCCGCATCGACCTGGAGTCCCTGATCACCCACCGGGTGCCGCTGGCCGGGATCAACGAGGCGCTGGAGCAGATGCGGACGGGCGTCGCGCTGCGCACCTGCATCGAGATCTGA
- a CDS encoding ABC transporter substrate-binding protein, with amino-acid sequence MSLRRRGTAAAALSLAAALTLAACGGGDGSSDGAKKDEGGKKKDVAVGGKDFGDAAAKTAAMGTDAKPGQFPRTLTHALGKTEIPAAPKRVVVLDVGELDNVVSLGVKPVGYAPSEGDDGIPGYLKKDAGSPKSVGTINNLNLEAIANLQPDLILGSRLRAADKYDELSKIAPTVFSIRPGFTWKENYLLNAAALDKSAEAKEKLAAYEAKAERLGTDLGPDKPTVSMVRYLPGKIRLYAKASFIGTILEDVGVPRPANQQVNDLAVEVSPEKIDQADGDWIFTGVYGDPKATKRDTAQANPLWKNLKAVKAGQAKDVPDETWYLGLGVTAANSVLDDLRGDLVTK; translated from the coding sequence ATGTCCCTCCGCCGTCGTGGCACCGCTGCCGCCGCCCTCAGCCTCGCCGCCGCGCTCACCCTCGCGGCCTGCGGAGGCGGTGACGGCTCATCGGACGGGGCCAAGAAGGACGAGGGCGGCAAGAAGAAGGACGTCGCCGTCGGCGGCAAGGACTTCGGCGACGCGGCCGCCAAGACCGCCGCCATGGGGACGGACGCGAAGCCGGGGCAGTTCCCGCGCACCCTCACCCACGCCCTCGGGAAGACCGAGATCCCCGCCGCGCCCAAGCGCGTGGTCGTCCTCGACGTCGGCGAGCTCGACAACGTCGTCTCCCTGGGCGTCAAGCCCGTCGGCTACGCCCCCTCCGAGGGCGACGACGGCATCCCCGGCTACCTCAAGAAGGACGCCGGCAGCCCCAAGTCCGTCGGCACCATCAACAACCTCAACCTGGAGGCGATCGCCAACCTCCAGCCCGACCTCATCCTCGGCAGCCGGCTGCGCGCCGCGGACAAGTACGACGAGCTCTCGAAGATCGCCCCCACCGTGTTCTCCATCCGCCCGGGCTTCACCTGGAAGGAGAACTACCTGCTCAACGCCGCCGCCCTGGACAAGAGCGCCGAGGCGAAGGAGAAGCTGGCGGCCTACGAGGCCAAGGCGGAGCGGCTCGGCACGGACCTCGGCCCCGACAAGCCGACCGTCTCCATGGTCCGCTACCTGCCGGGCAAGATCCGCCTCTACGCCAAGGCCTCCTTCATCGGCACCATCCTGGAGGACGTCGGCGTGCCCCGGCCCGCCAACCAGCAGGTGAACGACCTCGCCGTCGAGGTCAGCCCCGAGAAGATCGACCAGGCCGACGGCGACTGGATCTTCACCGGCGTCTACGGCGACCCCAAGGCCACCAAGCGGGACACCGCCCAGGCCAACCCGCTGTGGAAGAACCTGAAGGCGGTCAAGGCCGGTCAGGCCAAGGACGTCCCGGACGAGACCTGGTACCTCGGCCTCGGCGTCACCGCCGCGAACAGCGTCCTGGACGACCTGCGCGGGGACCTCGTCACGAAGTAG
- a CDS encoding ABC transporter permease: protein MITAYVRLEVRRTLRDVGFAISSVAVPVMMYLLFTNLGGRDGSDFRASAMVGMAAYGALGAALSLGTGVAEDKSSGWLRQLRITPMTPRQVVTGRALTGTVVVLPAIAAVLLAGALVNGVRLDAWQWAAVALALWAGSLPFTLLGLGNGYRLSAQTTGVVNVACNLGLAVVGGLWFPVSLFPHWLATISSYTPTNRFAELGRALTEGTMPGAATLMILVAWAVLFGAYAAVSYRRSARTV from the coding sequence ATGATCACCGCCTATGTCCGCCTCGAAGTCCGCCGCACCCTGCGGGACGTCGGCTTCGCGATCTCCTCGGTCGCCGTGCCGGTGATGATGTACCTGCTCTTCACCAACCTCGGCGGGCGGGACGGCTCCGACTTCAGGGCCTCCGCCATGGTCGGCATGGCCGCGTACGGAGCGCTGGGCGCCGCCCTGTCGCTGGGCACCGGCGTCGCCGAGGACAAGTCCTCCGGCTGGCTGCGCCAGCTGCGGATCACCCCGATGACCCCGCGCCAGGTGGTCACGGGCCGCGCCCTGACCGGCACGGTCGTGGTGCTGCCGGCGATCGCCGCGGTGCTGCTCGCGGGGGCGCTCGTCAACGGCGTACGGCTGGACGCCTGGCAGTGGGCGGCGGTCGCCCTCGCCCTGTGGGCCGGCTCGCTCCCCTTCACCCTGCTCGGCCTGGGCAACGGCTACCGGCTGTCCGCGCAGACGACCGGCGTGGTCAACGTGGCCTGCAACCTGGGGCTCGCGGTGGTCGGCGGCCTGTGGTTCCCGGTGAGCCTGTTCCCGCACTGGCTGGCGACGATCTCCTCGTACACGCCGACCAACCGCTTCGCCGAGCTGGGCCGGGCGCTGACGGAGGGCACGATGCCGGGGGCGGCGACGCTGATGATCCTCGTGGCGTGGGCGGTGCTGTTCGGAGCGTACGCGGCGGTCTCGTACCGTCGTTCGGCACGGACGGTCTGA